One Euphorbia lathyris chromosome 1, ddEupLath1.1, whole genome shotgun sequence DNA segment encodes these proteins:
- the LOC136229916 gene encoding L-type lectin-domain containing receptor kinase S.1 produces the protein MTCRYSLYFFLICLLPPCFAINFLFNSFNSTDPGVIFINDARVDSSVLLLTNDSNQYSLGRVFYPTRVPMKQTQNSTALSSFSTSFVFSVLPEIASSPGFGLTFVLSNWTNPPNAIAGQYFGLFTNATVPFQAPLLVVEFDTGQNTEFNDPNGNHIGIDLNNIESDETASAGYYNSSGGFVPVIMNTGQNVHAWIDFDGSEFEINVTVAPMGVSRPSLPTLSYRNPAIANYVSAEMFVGFSASKTTWNEAQRILAWSFSDTGTAREINTTNLPVFNLPSSSDSLSAGVIAGIAIGCVVFLAICGAALYWFWLKNKLEDEEDEIEDWELEYWPHRFSYEELSQATNNFSGDRLLGSGGFGKVYKGIISNNTEIAVKCVNHDSKQGLREFMAEISSMGRLQHKNLVQMRGWCRKANELLLVYDYMPNASLDRYIFNVPKKLMNWQQRRQVLSDVAEGLNYLHHGWDQVVIHRDIKSSNILLDSEMRGRVGDFGLAKLYSHNEVPNTTRVVGTLGYLAPELATTAVATAASDVYSFGVVILEVACGKRPIQRGSHEEEDMVLIECVRDLYVEGTLVEAADVRLKGEYGVEEMETVLKLGLACCHPDPEKRPSMKEVVAVLVGEDVAAPPMELLTELARGGEINFNEAMESTPGEDEK, from the coding sequence ATGACATGCCGCTATTCTCTCTATTTCTTCCTCATCTGTTTGCTCCCTCCATGTTTCGCAATCAACTTCCTCTTCAACTCCTTCAATTCCACCGATCCCGGAGTTATTTTCATCAATGATGCCAGAGTCGATTCCTCCGTCCTCCTCCTCACCAACGACAGCAACCAGTACTCCTTGGGCCGTGTCTTTTACCCCACCAGAGTTCCGATGAAACAAACCCAAAACTCAACtgctctctcttctttctccaCTTCATTCGTTTTCTCCGTCTTGCCGGAGATTGCCTCAAGTCCAGGTTTTGGCCTCACATTTGTTCTCTCTAATTGGACTAATCCCCCAAATGCTATTGCTGGTCAGTATTTCGGCTTATTTACTAACGCCACCGTACCTTTTCAAGCACCACTTCTCGTTGTAGAATTCGATACTGGCCAGAATACGGAATTCAACGATCCAAATGGAAATCATATTGGGATTGATTTGAACAATATTGAATCTGATGAAACTGCATCTGCTGGATACTATAATTCCTCCGGAGGTTTTGTGCCGGTGATTATGAATACTGGACAGAATGTTCACGCTTGGATTGATTTCGATGGTAGCGAATTTGAAATTAATGTGACTGTTGCGCCTATGGGCGTTTCTCGCCCGTCTCTGCCTACTCTCAGTTATAGAAATCCAGCGATTGCTAATTATGTTTCTGCTGAAATGTTTGTTGGGTTTTCGGCATCGAAAACTACTTGGAATGAGGCACAGAGGATTCTAGCTTGGAGTTTCAGTGATACAGGGACTGCAAGAGAAATCAACACCACAAATCTCCCTGTTTTTAATCTACCTTCATCATCAGATTCTCTTTCCGCCGGAGTAATTGCTGGGATCGCGATTGGATGTGTTGTTTTCCTAGCTATTTGTGGTGCTGCGCTGTACTGGTTTTGGCTGAAGAACAAattggaagatgaagaagatgaaattGAAGATTGGGAGCTTGAGTACTGGCCGCATAGATTCTCCTACGAAGAATTAAGCCAGGCCACGAATAATTTCTCCGGCGATAGACTTCTAGGTTCAGGAGGATTTGGTAAAGTATACAAGGGAATCATTTCAAACAATACCGAAATTGCAGTGAAATGTGTTAATCACGATTCCAAACAAGGATTAAGAGAATTCATGGCAGAGATCTCAAGCATGGGCAGACTACAACACAAGAATCTAGTCCAAATGCGAGGCTGGTGTAGAAAAGCAAACGAGCTTCTCCTCGTCTACGATTACATGCCCAACGCGagcctcgatcgctacatattCAATGTCCCCAAGAAGCTAATGAACTGGCAACAGCGCCGCCAAGTACTTTCCGATGTAGCCGAAGGATTAAATTACCTCCATCACGGCTGGGACCAAGTGGTGATTCACAGAGACATTAAGTCGAGCAACATATTGCTAGACTCAGAAATGCGAGGCCGGGTCGGAGATTTTGGTCTAGCGAAGCTGTATAGTCATAATGAAGTACCTAACACGACGCGAGTTGTGGGAACGCTGGGATACTTAGCGCCGGAGCTAGCTACCACGGCGGTAGCAACGGCGGCGAGTGATGTATATAGTTTTGGAGTGGTGATTTTAGAGGTGGCGTGCGGGAAGAGGCCAATTCAAAGGGGAAGCCATGAAGAGGAGGATATGGTGTTGATTGAATGTGTAAGGGACCTGTATGTTGAAGGGACGCTGGTGGAGGCGGCGGATGTGAGATTGAAGGGAGAGTATGGTGTGGAGGAGATGGAGACTGTTTTGAAGCTTGGGTTGGCCTGTTGCCATCCCGATCCCGAGAAGCGGCCTAGTATGAAGGAGGTAGTGGCGGTTCTGGTGGGAGAGGACGTGGCGGCTCCGCCGATGGAATTGTTAACTGAATTGGCTCGCGGCGGCGAGATTAACTTTAATGAAGCGATGGAATCGACTCCGGGGGAGGACGAGAAGTGA